In the genome of Hevea brasiliensis isolate MT/VB/25A 57/8 chromosome 14, ASM3005281v1, whole genome shotgun sequence, the window CATTTCATACTTAAAATAGCAGTGCTTGCTTTAAACAGTATAATAAAATCCTACCTGTTGTGCTTTAAAGACAAGGTTCTGAAGCATGTGTTGGTACTCATCAGGTTTTTCTGTCATCATTCTCTGAAAAGTCCCAGATTGATGAGTAAGCATAGATTGAAATTAATGAAAGCTAACGGTTCAAGGTCATcagtaaaggaaaagaaaagcatcttgccttcaaaagaaaaGCTGAAGAATAATATGCTACCCTTGAATCTGTATCATCTAAAAGTTCCCTGCCAAAAACCAAAAGTGGAAGATATTTGATATGTCTTACAAAAATGGGAAGCAGAATCTCCCTTACAGTAGGGAAAGAGAGATCACCTAAAAAACTCCTctccaccaacttcttgaaaagcAGAAGGGTCTGCTGTGCATTTACCAATTAGAAGCAATAGAAGAGTGGCCCTAATATCTGATGCAGCACCAGGAAGGTTTCCTCTTCCTTTGCTACCAACAGCAACACCCAGTGAAATATTGTCTGCTGCTGCGCCAGCAAGCTGAATCAATGGCCAATAGAACAATACAGCAGGAACACGTGCAACTAATTGCATAGGAACAATAGCCTGTCCTTTCAGAAGCATGGCTGCCATTGATGCTGTCTCGCACTTCAGAGAACCGTTAATGTTGTAGCTGGACCTGCCATCAGTTTCCTCAACAAATTCATTCCGGGGACTGTTCTCTTGTTGAGAGACAGGCTCAGCACCATCAATTTTTTTACTCTCGGCTGTGCCACCTTGGGTATGCTCTCCATATGGCATCACAGTTGATGGTAGAACTTTCAGGCACAACTGAGAGAATAGTATGTCACACATCTGCACAGAAAAAACCAACAGAATGTAAGGTATAACAATCATTATCAAATCATATGCAATAGTTTCAATAAACATGAATTATGCATCAGGAGGTCCTAAAATTAAATGcaaccagtttggtgcctagaaTCAATAGTTTTCAAAAAAAACCAAAAGCAATGCCAACTAATATTAGAGAAATAATACCAATTAACACTAGATATCATTTCACTAGCATATGTTTATTTTGTACGCCAAATCAACTAAAAAAAAATCCACAATGCATACCAATTCTGTCCATCTTTCAATTTTGTCACTTACATCCCAAACTTTGGTATCAATTATAGTCATCCATTGTTTTAAGACTTCAATTGCAGATTTGTTGTTAGTCTCATATGTACAAGATATGGCAAGCTAACATGTACTATAAACTAAAAAAAGACATGCCACATTAACATTTCTACAAAAAAAAATGACATTACAtgtaagaaattatttattttttttagaatttttcgtattgggttaattttttttttttttataggatAGTTGTAGAAGCCACATGTGTAGTTAGACCTATAGAACTGGTCCTTGCCTGAATTAGGTCAACACAAGGGAAGGTTATAATTAATAACACCCCCTCCAAATTTGGGAATTTAATTGGCAAAACTGGCCGGCGTCAATATTGATACACTGAAGTTCTGAATTTTTTAGGTCATAACTCGTGAATCAAAGGGAAAGATGTTTCCTTGACAACAAAAATATCAGATAATTCTACACTTTATTCTCCAAGAAATTTAGGACAAAAACAAAATACTAGCAAATAGGCCATCTAATCAAGCAGAATTATTCAATAAAATGTAAAGTGGAATTAGCATGAGAAATATCCTAGGTTGATCAAATCTTCAAGCTGGCAGTGGTGGATCCCATTTACATGCCTATCACAATTAATATACCCATAATCTCATGATTATCCCAGATATTTAATCAATTGGTTCACACTTTACAAGTTATCAAAGACAGATACCTTCAAAATGTTAATGCGATCTGTTTCATTTATTTGAGCTACCAAAGATAAGGCACTGCTCATAATGTCTATCACTGCATTTGCTTTCTCAAGCCGGCTATCCAAATGTTCATGACCAGCATTGATGCTGTTTAACTGTTGCATTTCATTCTCACCCAATAAAAATTTACATCGCATGAGAAGCCTCTCTAGGACAAATAGGAAGCCCCATCTGATGAGATAGTCCTTGGACTTCAGAAGCCCACACATAAGCCAAATGGACAAAGGAACATCTGAAGCGACTGAAGAATCATGAACACTAGCATGGGCAATTATATGCTGCAAGTTATTGATATTCGACCATATACTCCCATCCCTTCCATCACTAATTTCTGCAATAAGCAGATCGCCTAACCAGGTATAGCCATTCTGGCGGTAAGCAATTCTTTCTGAATGAAGAAGAGAATGCAAAGTAGCCCATGCAAGCTTTGCTTTCATGATAACACTATTTCTTAGGCCTGCACTCTCAATGCTTTCCAGGAACTTGTAAGATTTTGTTATCTGCATTAGATGGGAAAACTCTTTGTCTAAATGAGTAAAAGAACCAATTATTGCGTCCAATTTCTCTGTTATGTTCTCTAAGAGCTGCAAAAGATAAAATTAGATTTAAAAATGCAGCAGTGATTAATAATTGCAACTAATCTATATTCCAATATTTCCACATAGGAAGCCTATGAGCTGATGCAATGTACTTCAGCAATTCCATACTATATCACTATCATAGAACTCAACAAAGGACAAGGAAAGAAAGCATGCGAATTTCACATGATGAAGCAGGTAACaataaaatatttcatacaatgatAAAACTGTGTGTGTGTTTATTTGAGCTTGCAAAATCATCTTGTTCAATGAAAAGTCAGCGTGTCTCTGTGTGGCAAGCAAAACCAGTACTGAATGGCAAACTGCCAAAAGCTCCAAAAACTGTGAACAGGTGCACTATATTTTCAACCTAAACAACTCAGTTTGGTCTCATCAAATGACAATCCAAACAACCATGAGAAAAGGCTCAAACTGAACTGCAAAAGGATACAGGTAAATCTATCATATAGAATAGTCTTTTACAAATGGTAACTTTCATCTTCATACAACCCATAACTCCAGCAACAAAAATAGTTAGAAGCATTAATAATGCAGCTTTCACTGTTAAATAGAAGAATAATGGAAACCTATTCTGGCTGTATCTATCATATATATTGGGTTTTTGTAAACAGTAAAATCCTCTTCATACATCCCACAACAATAGCAACACAAACAGCTAGAAGCATGGTAATCattacataatttgaatacttaatCTAAGTGATATACATTATATTAACCAATCACAAGGATGTATAAAATGAATCATCCTTGTACTGGGTCATGATGGGTTACACAGAACATATATTTAGAAGACATAGCAGAGGCCCAAAATTGAGTGGCCAAATAGTTTTGGCCAGGCTAAGTTCTGAAAGACTAAATGTTAAGACCCTGCTGTGAACATGTTGAGAAGGCTGACACGTATCCGCATAATGTACGAATGCACGAATTCTTTAATAACCCAACAACTTATTGGTTGCAAGATTAGGATAAAATTCAGTATCAATAGCAAAAGGCATTCATATCTGGATTGTCCTTTGATATCCTAAGAATAAAATTCAAGATTAAAAAAGGAGGTGAAAACACTGCTActataaaaattaaacaaatgcATCTTGAGGCATGCTACTGCCAAACTGGGAACTCGATTCATTTGTAGGAAAGCAATCAGAAACATAGGTGCACAGCACCTATCATTGAACATTTGATTGATATTCACAGAACAGAAAGTAAGAATACTGAGAATGACCAAATCGACAATGATTTTGGATATTCTAACCTATCAACCTACTTATTTTAccagaaaatgcaaaatatgtaTATGTAATTATGTATGCATACATTTCTCAGCAAAAGCCCTTTCTAGATGAAACAAGACATCCACACCCTTGGACTCATATACAAACCATCTCAATTAAGCTTACCGTATTTAGTCGTTCATTGTTGGAATATCTTGACAATGCAGCAGAAACTGATCTTCTCAAAAGCTCTGCAATGCCTTCTAACCCAAGTTTAACAGAAATGAAAAAAGCCTCAGGTGCATCAGCAAGAGAAAGCAGGGCTGATAGAAGTTGAATCTCATCATCACTATATTCAGAAATTCCAGTAGCTATACATGCTTCATTTATTTGGTGCATAACATAGTCAAAAAGAACCAAATATAGATTTCTCCTGTCTTCTCTCAAGGAAGAAAGAGAAtactacaaataaaaaaaaagattcaGATACAGATGGATTCATTAAAATACGAAAGACAATCAAAAGTACTTAAATAGCTTAATCTCAAGTACGTGTTACTGATTTGCATACCTCATAGAAAATGAACTCAATTCCTCCAATCAACACAACCTGGTCTATGAGAAAAATTGGGGCCTTTGAAACATCTAGTGTCGGCTCATCAGGAACTTGATAACACATATTTGTTAACATGCAAACAAGCCTGCTGTGAACTAATTCTGCCCAAGAATTTACCCTGCTAATCTCTATAAGTGTCTTAATAACCTGAAAATGGATGCAGAAAAAATTATCATACCTCAGTCTCAAAAGAAGGTCGACACAGGCACAAAAATTCACATCTGATTAGAGCATGGATATTATTGCACAGTGCCATACAAACAGGAAATCCAAACCATAAACTCCACTTGTAACATAAATTTAATAGCTCATAAAGTTAACAAGAAGAAAAAAAGATGTCCAATTTCAGGCCTGAGTATTTGTACATAGGGATGTGTTGGCTCAGTGGTATTGGATTAGTCCCTAAGGTTGTGAGAACTAGGCCCAATAAAcccaaaaagaaaggaagaacagGAAAGATTCTAGCTGGACATTTCTTTTTCGTATTCTCTTTTCTTGTTTTCTCACTTAAAGCTTATGCAACTAAAACCAATCTGCTAAAAAGTTCTTCACTATGATTCTTCTCTTGGAGTAGCTTTCCCAAACCAAGCTTATAGCACCTGAATGAGGGCCAGGTTTTCAAGCGTTTCATTTCAACAACCTTCAGGAAATTAAAAGTTATAAGTTGAACCATAAATGGTGTaataaaaagaagaacaacaataaTAATGATAACGATAAATCACAGTGAAATTCGTTCAAGCTGATTCTTATCCCAAattataaattgaaatttgaaaaactgcacaacagttatttcttccaCTCAATATATTCTCTGATTCACAAGGATCAGACTGCATTCCCTGAGGGCTGGTAACACAAATTAAAGTCCAGACTTCCATTGATATGACAgaaatatgtctttcaaacccccaaGTAACACAGATATTGATGACTACTGAATGTAAACACCCAGTTGAACAAAGGGCCATTGAATAGTTTAGGCAGAATTCCTCATCCATAGGACACTGTTTAGGGCTTTAGGCATGGGACACGTGATTAAGGAATCAAAATCTCTGCAACATCTCCAATTTGTACACCTTTTAAAAGTTAATTTCCTATTGAATAATCCAAATTTACTTTATACTTATTACAGCAATAAACATAGACAATAGATATGTTCTCACTGGTTAGAGCAGCATAAATAAAGGGTTAAAGAAAAGGCCTAATTGCAAAAGAAACTTGAACATAAGCAGTTTTTCAAATCCATCAGGAAGTTCTATTTtggcaattaaatttttttaccttcaatttttttttcaattctacCACCAAAGCTACTTAAGGAAAATcacaatgacctaatttgattgtCTAAATCAATTGACCATACCACCAAAATCGTGCCATTGTCAAGAGTACATTGGTGGCGGTCATATGCTGAACTAAGCAACCGTTTGGCAAATCAACCATTTTAAGTTTTGGTACCTTCTCCCTCAATCTCCCTCCTCCAGCCACCATAGTTGTCACCACCAGTCCCAAACGAAAGTTGGAGCTGTGGGAATCTTTGGGATACCTTCCACTTATCATCAATAAGATTGTGCAATCGATCGGTTCAATTTCAAACCGAATCAAACCACAAAAACAGAATAATGGAGAAGACGAAAAGTATATTTTTGTGAACTGAGCCGAACAAATAGTAAAACCGAATCAAACTGAACCGAAAAAATCAGTTTAGTTCAGTCCATCAGTTCCAAGAACTTTCCCCAATCCATGATTACAGAGCAAAACTCTCCCCAAATACTCGGCAAAACTTCGCCCAAATCATCAATTCATCAACAACACAACACCCATCAAATATAATCCAACAATAACACAGAATCACAAAAATAGAATGGAAACTAAGAGATTAACTCGAATTACAATAATGTCAATTAGCTCTAATATATCAAATACATTTCTATCTAAATAAATCCGCAAATCTACAATCACATTTCATAGAATCACACAAATTCAGCCCTATATAAGGACATATCTACAGAAAGAGAGAATGTTGGAACCAGGAATTCTTGGACATGTGACTTGGATTTCTTGGACATGCAGCACAGGTGAGGTGATGAGTAGATGACCCATGAGTTGTGTTTGGCtcgagaggacagagagggaaaCCAGGGAGGGGTTTCAACGGCTGTATATATAGCTGAGAACAGCTATGAATCTGAATCTGAAGGCTGAGGGGTTTCATCAgcaaaggaggaggaggaggaggaggagggagGGAACCTGGcgattagaagaagaagaagaagggaagGTCATGTGATGAAACAGAGAGGGGTAGTCAGCAGAGGGCATTTAAATAGCTAGGGTCTTGTTATTTCTACATGAGGTGAAAACGATGTTGCATTTGGAATGGAGAAAAATTGGTTCATGTTGTGCCACATTAGTTTGAGATGAGGTATTTGAGCTATATATAAAACTTGGGCAAACCTCCTTCCTTGAACTAACTTTGGAGTGGAGTTAGGCCTGGTATATTTTTCCTACATGGTACAAGAGCCTACCCTACTTTAATGTTGGGCCACAGCTGTATTTGCCTACAAACTTCACACTCCATATGTTCATGCCTGAGTGTGAGTGGGGGGGTGGGGTTGTGTGCTGTGCCACATTGGTTTAGGATGAAGTGTTTGAGTTATATATAAGACTTGAGTAAACCTCCTTccttgagctagcttttgaggtggagttaaaCTCGATCCATTTTCTGTATAATTCGGTTAGTTTGGTTTTTTATTGAATTAACCGAAGTGACCAAAATAACCGAAAATTCTCTAATATATTAACCAAAATCGAAccataaaaccaaatcaaatcaGTTTGGTTTGGTTAAAACTGATTTATGCTCTCCCCTGCTCATCATTTCCAAAAATGGAAGAAATTTGATTGGAAGACAGaattgggaaaaggaaaaaaaaatgaaaagttaaAACACCTAATTGCTAAAATTAAAACTTGATAGAATTTTAAAAAaagctttttttttcctttttcttgcaATTAAGCCTAAAGAAAATTGCTATTCCACAATGGTAATACCAAGTTGAAAAGGTAGCTCATCCTCATGCCAACCCAATATGAGAATGGTTGTGAGAAAAATAGACGAAATAGAGATCTTTGGCCGTATTGAGCAGGGAAAGAATAAacaacaaaaaattaaattaaaactattTATTCAAATGTGAACCAAATAGATTATCATTTAATAGTCAAACACCAATATCATATGATTTGTAGTAGTTAATGTGAACACCAAAATCATATTAAATCTACATGCAATATATCGTGATCCtttcattttatatattaataataataattaatattaagaaTATTACCGATTTATGGGTGTGAGGTGAGggggaagaagaaattgaattccCATGATATAAACCACAAAGAAGAAAAGCTAGGAAAGAAATACTAGCTCACCCTTATGTCAAGGCCTTCTAACCGGTTTCTCAAGATTTTGCCTCTATCACAAACAAAATAAAGTAAACAGCTCAAAGCAGAAGCCCAGACAGATTcttccttctcctcagtctgcaaAAAATTTTTCAAAGATCAGTTggttaaattataaaaactatCAACATAGTACATTAATAACAGCAGATAGAGAAAGCATTATGTTGCAATATTAACTAGTTGGTGAAACATTTTTGTTTCTGGACTTCAACTAAAATAGCTTTAAAAAAATCCTTAATGCAGTCTCTTTTATGTTCTAAGTCCTATGATCAATCCTACAAAAGAGTCCTTCATTAATATGCACAGACTTTGCATGACAGATCCAACCATGATAATATTAGTTTGAATTTCAACGGACTGGCTGAGTTTGGTACAAGTGAAGACATAACTATACTATATTGTGTTTCATGCATACACGATAAACCAACcaacaaaatatttatttaaacaccaaaaaaacaaatattttaaaatataacataaaatgaaatgataaataTAAACAACACAAAATAAGAAATTTGTTAAAAAGAATTCTCTCAATTTACAGTATCCAAAATATAATAttgttcatatcatttttaagggttctttttcaaatataaattttattgctACTATTTCATGGGACTGGACAAGCTGTCCCATGGGAAGTGGAGCCAAAATAAATCAATACTAGACAAGAAAATAATTCACTTTTGCACTGTCCAATTACAGCACCAAGCACAGAACAGCAGATAATTGTCCAGTCCAGTCCATTTAATCAAACACCCTAGTCTCTTCAAAAGGTTCAGGAAGTATTATAGTTTTAGGTAAAGTTTAGCAATAAGCAGACTCAAGACCATGCAATCAAATGGTAAAGAAAAGTCAAGGTAAATCAACTAACCAAAGAGTCGCTTAAATGATGCTAACCAAATCCATACCTGGACAAGAAGAAGAAGTATCTCAtacaaaatgtttaaaatccaagACTCAAAGTTATCAATAGCTGACAAACAGCCCAACTTGTTAACAGAATCTGCTTTTCTATTCTCCTGTGCTGCAAGTTGCTCATCGGTATCAGCAAATGCCTCTTGTGAGTACTCTTCTTTAATTGTGGAAGTACCATCCACCATCATTGGTTCCAGTAAATGACCATGGACACCAAGGTTCAGAATCAAATCAAAAGCACGAACCCTACAAGTTGCTTTTGGAGAACTAAGCATTTCCTGAACAATGATTTCGAAAACAAACATTAAAATCTTTCACCATCTGCAATcataacaaataataataataaaaagtaaaaaataaaattaaataaaaactcaaaattttcattgatgCTGCACCTCAAGCATGGACAGAGTTAGGGGGGCAGCAGTCCCAGAGTCCACTACATACCTACAAAGAAAATGTTAAACAATCTTTAATGAGCCATTCTGGTAGAATGGcaagaaaaaataagaaaatgagCTCATTGACTTATTTTTCAACATTAAGAAGATAAAGAAAAGGAGTGATGAGAATCCAACTGCATTAAACCTTAAGACTCTTAAGATTCCCTTATTTTTCACTTTCAGTCCAAGAAGGAACCCACAGTATATGCTTATGATCAGTTGTTTCTATTTCCAAATTGAAATAGCCCAAATTTCATTGTTTTGACAATTTAAGTACCACAAACAGTTATTTGCATTAAATTATGGCACTAAATTTCAGAAGATGTTTCGTACAATCACACAACACAAGAACAACAACAACTCAGCCATAATCTCAAACTAGTTGAGGTTGGCTATATAGAGTTTCCTACAATCATAATCGTTGAAAATTCAAAAAATGGTCAAGGTCAAAGGCCAAATAGATATCTATGCTAACTTAATCAATATTTGCTTGCTGAACATGAAAATGGTCAagtcaaaaaaaagaaaaaaatttcatcCTAGTCACTCTTTGTATTGAACACTCTAAGGACTTAAGCGTATGGAATTGACTGTTACTATAACTGAACCACAATAATCAAAATTTGCAATTACCCCACCAAACTGTGGTTTGAGAAACCATTGATGAAAGGAATGCTTTCATCTCAAACTTCTCTGATTTTAAGCTAATCTCACCACTCACATCTAATTAAACAATCCATATATGCTGTAAATAAGGCTAATCCCCACAATTTGGAATACTTTCATGCAACTTTCCTTTCCCATATTGCATATGACATGGCAGTCCATATTTCAAACAACTTTGGCCCAGAAGACGATTGAGAAAGTCCAGTAACTAGGTAATTTCCAACATAATTACAATATCATGAACATAGTGAATTGATTAACCATTTACTTTGATGCATGCATATCTATGAAAGCACACATATAGATACAAAATGATACAGAGACAGGTTGAAGATAAAATATACAATAGAGAGAAATAATAACAGCAGGTAACTGCATCAAAACTTACATATCAATGACAAGTTTAATAAGGACGCTCACAGCCACATCCATTGATGGCTTTCCACTGTTATTACTTAGTCTAGATGATATGGTGAAATTATTAGCAGTCGGAGAATATGTCTCGGAACTAACAGCAGCAATGACCTCGCATACCTCAGCAGGATTCAGTCGTAAAGGTTGCTGTTCACTAAATCACATTTCAAAAGAAAAAGGATGAGAGAAGGAAGGATGGACAGGGGAATGGTAAAAACTAATGATTTTAACTTCTATTCATAAACAGAAACAAAGGTAATTATGAATTTTAATGAATAACTTCCTTCATCCACTACATcaaataagcaagtcaaatagaagGTAACAAATTCAAAACCCTTGCAGCAGAGAGGAACATGGATAGTTTAAATCCAAGACCAGAAAGGCAAAATCACTAAtggaaaattattaattatatccaGACACACCATGATGTCTGAGAATGATATTAGTGTGAAATCAGATATGCAGGTTGAAGTTTTAGATTCAACTTCAAAAggcattatgaatttaagaatgataaaattacataattaaaagacagTAATGGGAGTTTCTTCAGACCAACATAATCAGAAAGTCCTCTTCTTTTGATTTGCTTTCATATGTTCTTTTCTTCTTCCCAAGCTTATTTAATGAGAAGACCTATTCTCCTCCACTCTCCTTGTACTACAATTTTCTTTGTATTTCAAGAGGGAAAATGTTTTAACAGGGAAAAATGGAGCTCCCCCTAGAAATTATACTAATATACTAAAACAACCAACGCTTTTACTGTTCTAAAAAACAATAGGAAGACCATTTTgccacttctaaattgatttcggTCCACTTGGCACTGTCCAtattacctttttttttctttttatttttctttaatggaaaaTGTTATTGTATGAGAAATGTGTAAAAAAAATTCAGTACACAAGTAATTTGAACCGTTAAATGAGTGGGACCCACGCTGGAATGAGTGGGACACATTCATTCAACTGTCTACATTTCTTGGTGTATTGAATTAGTGCATGAATTTCCATGTTGAATAGCATCACTGTTTCAAACAATATATTTATGAGAAGATTACTATTTACATCCTAAGCCGATTATTACACAAGAAACAGAAAGATTTAAGCCAAATGCATTTAGTGGCTTTTATTGTTGCTTTAAAGTTATATTGTATTTAATAACAGATAAAATTTTGTACTCTctcttttttaaaattaatatagcaTATAAAATATTGACTACACAAAAACTCTAattatatatttcattattttaatatatattttaaaattttttatttaatttaatagaaaaagtaaatttctttaaaaaaaattataaattagtttatCTCATTTTCTATCTCAGTTTCCATTTATTATTACACAGGCCCAAGGATAGTTATAGCTTTTTTTACATGATAActcaaaataatatatatatatatatatatatatatatatatagagagagagagagagagagagagagagagagagagagagagagagagtgtgtctCTAAACATTGTTCATAGGAATAGCACCCAAACGAtttctttttaataaatttttttaaaattatttattctctTAGCAAGATTGAGATCTGATTTACTCAATACCCTTGATGATTTCACCAAATATTCCACCCTGTCAAGCATCCTTTTCTTTCAAgtgattttttattttatgaagTTTTAGACTCTTTGAATTTTTAtcttgctttttaatttttttcattttttattttttatttctttcttttttattttttatttttcaggtAATTAAACTTATTCAATATTTGTATAAAaagataatattatttaaattcaattaaaatctaaaattatATGTTGAATGCAAAAAgacatttttatctttttttcatAAATAGATACCTTAACAAcacaaatttataaaatataatttttttaattgatacAACTCAAATCAACttaactaagcctttattccaaaaatttggggtcag includes:
- the LOC110658636 gene encoding uncharacterized protein LOC110658636, which codes for MSSTFSPSRNSHGSSRLQLHQLAAFGSASRLRSSSLKKPPEPLRHAIADCLSSAAASAVAISHHGNPSVAVTEASRTLRDYLASPATTDLAYIVILEHTIAERERSPAVVARCVALLKRYLLRYKPSEETLLQIDRFCVCTIAECDTSSNRWSSPWSRSMNQQSVVSAASTNSSPSLPVSSFASGALVKSLNYVRSLVAKYVTKRSFQPAAFAGARSASRQSLPSLSSLLSRSFNSQLSPANAGESSEKKDATNLPISNLSNFEKVDAREDLDYIAADVLKWYWVAEHSLSFLSAENGRSVDLQDMSIRNFLELGAAALLVGDMEAKMKGQPWKYFGTADMPYLDQLLQPSSFTTVTNSASARSHLRAITASKRSKSGPRQIWEDSPASTFRTRARPLFQYRHYSEQQPLRLNPAEVCEVIAAVSSETYSPTANNFTISSRLSNNSGKPSMDVAVSVLIKLVIDMYVVDSGTAAPLTLSMLEEMLSSPKATCRVRAFDLILNLGVHGHLLEPMMVDGTSTIKEEYSQEAFADTDEQLAAQENRKADSVNKLGCLSAIDNFESWILNILYEILLLLVQTEEKEESVWASALSCLLYFVCDRGKILRNRLEGLDIRVIKTLIEISRVNSWAELVHSRLVCMLTNMCYQVPDEPTLDVSKAPIFLIDQVVLIGGIEFIFYEYSLSSLREDRRNLYLVLFDYVMHQINEACIATGISEYSDDEIQLLSALLSLADAPEAFFISVKLGLEGIAELLRRSVSAALSRYSNNERLNTLLENITEKLDAIIGSFTHLDKEFSHLMQITKSYKFLESIESAGLRNSVIMKAKLAWATLHSLLHSERIAYRQNGYTWLGDLLIAEISDGRDGSIWSNINNLQHIIAHASVHDSSVASDVPLSIWLMCGLLKSKDYLIRWGFLFVLERLLMRCKFLLGENEMQQLNSINAGHEHLDSRLEKANAVIDIMSSALSLVAQINETDRINILKMCDILFSQLCLKVLPSTVMPYGEHTQGGTAESKKIDGAEPVSQQENSPRNEFVEETDGRSSYNINGSLKCETASMAAMLLKGQAIVPMQLVARVPAVLFYWPLIQLAGAAADNISLGVAVGSKGRGNLPGAASDIRATLLLLLIGKCTADPSAFQEVGGEEFFRELLDDTDSRVAYYSSAFLLKRMMTEKPDEYQHMLQNLVFKAQQSNNEKLLENPYLQMRGILQLSNDGL